The following are encoded in a window of Thermomicrobiales bacterium genomic DNA:
- a CDS encoding topoisomerase DNA-binding C4 zinc finger domain-containing protein, with protein sequence MVIKLGRYGRFLACSGFPECRNSKPLLTKIGVPCPKCKVGEVIERRSTRGRLFYGCSNWRKDDPQSCDYVSWLKPTGEPCPQCGEPLVYTNRKETDVKCASCGYTARATRSTNKPDAIPA encoded by the coding sequence ATGGTGATCAAGCTCGGTCGTTACGGTCGCTTCCTCGCCTGCAGTGGATTCCCGGAGTGTCGCAACTCCAAGCCGCTGCTGACCAAAATCGGAGTTCCTTGCCCGAAGTGCAAGGTCGGCGAAGTGATCGAGCGGCGCTCGACTCGCGGTCGTCTCTTCTACGGCTGCAGTAACTGGCGCAAGGACGATCCGCAGTCGTGCGATTATGTCTCGTGGCTGAAGCCAACCGGCGAGCCGTGCCCGCAGTGCGGCGAACCGCTGGTGTACACAAACCGCAAGGAGACCGACGTTAAGTGCGCCTCCTGCGGCTACACCGCACGAGCAACACGCAGCACGAACAAGCCCGACGCAATCCCCGCCTGA